The following are from one region of the Flavobacteriaceae bacterium UJ101 genome:
- a CDS encoding DNA-(apurinic or apyrimidinic site) lyase (KEGG: wvi:Weevi_0629 endonuclease III) — translation MKIIKNHIINGSAEKPILLDAFYKENRTKKPIVIFAHGFKGFKDWGTFNQMAAFFAEKEVVFVKFNFSFNGGTIEQPIDFPDLEAFSLNTYTKELDDLGLVVDFVEKDTTIPDEEKDIDTVFLIGHSRGGGITVLRASEDKRIKKVVALASVSDYASRFPKENDPQLKAWKENKIVYIENSRTHQQMPLDYSFYEDFKKNEPRLTIKTACENLKIPFLIVHGDEDPTVNVQEAKNLHDWATESELMIIEGADHVFNVNHPWERKGFSKELDVALEEIVNFFDKI, via the coding sequence ATGAAAATTATAAAGAATCATATAATAAATGGATCAGCTGAGAAACCAATATTGTTAGATGCTTTTTACAAAGAAAATCGAACAAAAAAGCCTATTGTAATTTTTGCTCATGGCTTTAAAGGTTTTAAAGATTGGGGTACTTTTAATCAGATGGCAGCGTTTTTTGCAGAGAAAGAAGTTGTTTTTGTGAAATTTAATTTTTCTTTTAATGGAGGAACTATTGAGCAACCTATTGATTTTCCTGATTTAGAAGCTTTTTCGTTGAATACCTATACAAAAGAATTAGACGATTTAGGTTTGGTGGTTGATTTTGTAGAAAAAGACACTACCATTCCAGATGAAGAGAAAGATATTGATACTGTATTTTTGATAGGGCATAGTAGAGGAGGAGGTATTACGGTACTTAGAGCAAGTGAAGATAAGAGAATTAAAAAAGTAGTGGCTTTAGCAAGTGTTTCAGATTATGCTTCACGTTTCCCAAAAGAAAATGACCCTCAATTAAAAGCATGGAAAGAAAATAAGATAGTTTATATCGAAAATTCAAGGACGCATCAACAAATGCCACTAGATTATTCTTTTTATGAAGACTTTAAGAAAAATGAACCACGTTTAACCATTAAAACAGCTTGTGAGAATCTTAAGATTCCTTTTTTGATAGTTCATGGAGATGAAGATCCTACAGTAAATGTACAAGAAGCTAAAAATTTGCATGATTGGGCAACAGAAAGTGAATTGATGATTATTGAAGGAGCAGACCATGTTTTTAATGTAAATCACCCATGGGAGCGAAAAGGTTTCTCGAAAGAATTAGATGTAGCTTTAGAAGAAATAGTAAATTTTTTTGATAAAATATAA